The window CTCGTAAAAGTGATATCAATGGATAGTTTAAATCAAGGGGTTTTAAAGATAtatgatcaattttaattttctgATGATGAATTGTGATGAATCAACGGGTAAAGTGGCAATGAggtataatatatattttttttgaatgtCGGGGGCGATCGCACCCACAGTGCCCACTTGGCTACACCCCTGACGATAGGTAATCCAGCGGTGTGGGTTCGAAACTTACGCAGGGCTGCCTGTGATTTCTTGAATTTCTCGTGTGCCTGGACCATTAGGATATGCCCCGTTGCATATCCAAATGTATCTTGTGGCAGTCCTTACATGCTAGATCATTCACCTCCAGATTAGTCTTGGGCAGCATAACCTAGTGTTACTGGAAACTTGAGACCTTGAAAGACATCCTCCTGATGAAATAAATACTTAAAATAACACTTTCAATGTAGTTCATAAATGAATAACATTATGTCCCcccggatgggtctagtggctagcgcatgaggtgttgtcacaatgaggtctcgggttcgaatctcggtaaaagccgaggtaaatacctcccttatgtgctagtcattattccaaaggctggtagctgcccgtgatttacctcctccgtgttgaccctgagacgggttggcgggggcgctgagggcgagcgtattcaccttttgcacAATAAATGAATAACATTATGCCCCTAAGACATAGTCAAATTTATTATCACATGATAAATTTATAGAATTGAGCAAGAGTTGAATCTCGAAAAAGATCGAGGAATTATCCTCTTATGTAAtaattaagggggcgtttggtttaggggaataggagtggggaataggaatgagaatcattgattgtcattgttaatgtttggattataggaataggaataggaataagggaatgaatccttgaaattgggtaataactcattcccatgtacctccccttcaatgagtcattaccctattttcattaatcaaaatattctcttattccaaaaatacccttgacctaaaactaaaattttctcccttaatatcaaatatcaaaatttatttatttattttttcttcatatcacttctctctccttgttctctctcatcatattttatctctcatcattttatcacacactttctctctcctatcacattctctttcctcttttttctcattatactttttctctcatcatactttctctctcctcaatctcttccatcacactctcttccttctttttttcatcatactttctctttcatcatactttctctctcctcaatctcccatcacactctcttttctttttttttctcataacactttcgctctcatcacactttctctctcctcaatctctcttgtcacactccctcttttttttcctcaacacactttctctctcatcatactttctctctcatcatctctcccatcacactcactgttctttttttttctcatcacactttctctctcctcaatatctatTATCACACAATctctctcccctcattttttctcattacattttctatctCTTCAACCTCTCACATCATAATTTTTCTcccatcatattttatctctcatcatgctctcttctatcacactctcttttctcattttctctcatcacactttctctctcttcattctttctcatcacatttcctctctcatcatactttctctctcatcattctctttcatcatatttttcatctttctctcacatctaatttttttctcttattttcctttaagggtaaaaaaaggaaatattgatttattccgatagaaagtatgcaactaaccaaacattacttttaagagtgatatccatgctcatacccattctcattccacaatataatgattctcattccgattctcaTTCCCATGCTCATACCAAACACCCAATTTCAATTTCATGATTTACTATCTCAGGATTGTGTGAGACAGTCGCGAGGGGTCACCCTTCTTTGCCGAATAAATGCATAACATTCTGAAATTAATGGGCTCGTTCTTTAGAATCTCTAGGTCGAGCTTTGTTGGATTAGTAGCCTGAAGCTCGTAGTGAAGAAACACCATCAAGTTCTTGCCTGAACAGATCCTTTGAGGTAGCATAGGACATCTCAGCTTGGATTCGAGACACGGAAGGGGATCTGATGTCCGCAAGAGCAACAAGAGGCCCATGGCCCCACAGCCGAACAATCTGGGCCGATAAATCCGACGGACCGTGGCGAAAGCTCAATTAGCATCTACGCCGCTCAAATTAGGGCAACTCATAGCAGTCGCTGCGGACGTGGACTCCTCGTCTCGTTACTATATATTTCGCTCCTCGTTAACGCCGAACCCTAATCCTCTTCCTATTCATTCCGATCTTCGCCGCCGCTTCTACGCTGCTGCGATGGGTCGCGTCATCAGAGCCCAGAGGAAGGGAGCAGGCTCGGTTTTCAAGTCCCACACGCACCACCGGAAGGGGCCGGCCAGGTTCCGGAGTCTCGACTACGGGGAGCGCAATGGATACCTTAAGGGCGTGGTGACCGAAATCATCCACGACCCTGGCCGCGGCGCCCCCCTCGCTCGCGTTACCTTCCGACACCCATTCCGCTTCAAGCTCCAGAAGGAGCTCTTCATTGCCTCCGAGGGCATGTACACCGGCCAGTTCGTCTACTGCGGCCGCAAAGCCAATCTCATGGTTGGTAACGTTCTCCCCCTCCGCTCCATTCCCGAGGGCGCCGTCGTCTGCAACGTCGAGCACCATGTTGGCGACCGCGGTGTCCTGGCCCGCGCTTCCGGTGACTACGCTATCGTGATCAGTCACAACCCAGACAATGGAACAAGCAGGTTGTCTCTTTCTCCTTGTTGTCCCTTTTGGTAGTATTGTTTGTGTGTTCATGCTAGGTTTTAGATCTAAAATCATGATAATGTTAAAACAATCCCATTTTTGAAAATGTTCATCGTCATCTCTTGTCTTTATTTTGCTTAGTAATATAAATGATCCTTATTGGAAACCTGATTTTATACTTATATGCATTGCTGCTATATACTGGCCTTTGTTACAAGATCATATATTTGTGTATAATTACGCGTGCAGTATAGTTTACTTTTTTCAGATTATATTACTGAGGATTTTCGCTCACCAATCAATTGAGAGATTATTGTTTAGATGCTGTGACATCATAGTAGATGAGTTTATCAGAATCTCGTGAATCAGAAACTTGTATGTGATTTGCTAAATTCTTTGGATTTGATCAGAATCTGTTAACATTTTTATTCTGCTGAGTGTATCAGAAAAAGCTTGCTTGTAGCTACAGCATAGATGAGGCTAGTCTGACTTGACTAAGTACTGGGTGTTGCAGTCCAAGTTGAATTAATGATTCATTGTAGAATCTTTTCTCTGACAAACAGAAACTAATGTTCAGATTTGAAACTCCGATGCAGAAAACTAGTGTAGATAGATGAACATAATTTACACAAATATTTGAAGCAATAAGACGCTCTTTGTTTTTGCATCTCCAACAAATACGAATTTGATAAATAGGTAAAAATTGGATATTTTTAGGTAGAACATTtctctttgtttgtttattaCTCAGTATTGCAAGTATAGTGGCTGTTACTTGTTGCTATGTTATTATTTTATGGGATTAACATCACTAGAACAACAATTTCTGTTGTTATATTGCTTTTGGTAGATGCTGTTTATCTAGacttaacttgtttctttttTATGCTGCTCGTTAACTTGTCTATCTAGAACACATTAAGTGTCATCACCTTTTGCATTTTGTACAACTTTAGTAGAATTCTCCCTCTTCATACCTAGTTACCTTAGTTCTCACTCAACCACAGGATCAAGCTTCCATCTGGTGCCAAGAAGATTGTACCGAGCAATTGCCGTGCCATGATTGGGCAGGTGGCTGGTGGTGGTAGAACTGAGAAGCCCCTTCTGAAGGCTGGCAATGCCTATCACAAGTTCAGAGTGAAGAGGAACTGCTGGCCTAAGGTCCGTGGTGTGGCCATGAACCCAGTGGAGCATCCCCACGGAGGAGGTAACCACCAGCACATTGGTCATGCCTCCACTGTTCGCCGCGACGCTCCACCCGGCCAGAAGGTGGGTCTTATTGCTGCAAGGAGAACAGGTCGTCTCAGGGGACAGGCTGCCGCAACTGCATCCAAGGCAGACAAGGTCTAGATTGCATGTGCTGAGGACTCAGGTGTTTGGTATTTTCTGGTTGTCATTCCTGTGTTATGCAGGTTTTACTTAATCTTATGTTGGATCCGTTTAGGTATTGTGACAAATTTGATTTATAATCAACTACTTTGGTTTTGcggttccttttttttttctcatttggtTATATTCATGAGCCGGCTTGCCTTTGCGTGTCATGTCTAAGTTGGAGGAATTTTTACATCAATTATAAAGCAATCGAAGTACAAAAAAATGATATGGATATTttatatatctgttgttagtcgACTATTCCATCTTTAGTCGATCGGATTCAATCATCAATCCATTTGTCTAATTAATATTCGTCACATTTTATATTTCAACTAGGTCTGGACTTATTCATCTGTTGATTGGAGCGTTAGTCGAATGTTATTCTTCAGTAGTTGACTGAACTAGATAGGATCTGACCGAATTCCTTGGATCACTATTTCGTCATCCTCTAAGTGTGTCTTGTGGTGAACTTGTCAAGTGTTGACTGTGTCATTAATAATTACCATCAATTGATTAGACCAAAATATATCATGATTATCATTTACATTATTTGAATTTAATGATTAGTTGACAAGCCTTTGCATTCAGCTGGCTAGACTTGTAACGAAAGTCTATCTTTCGTAAGTGTCGTCAGTGTAATCGCCCTTTCAAATTGAGTTCGACTTGGCTTGGCCAAGGTTAGTTAATGACTCAATGTCTTGACGGACGAATAGCATGACAGGAGATAACTTCCAGGCATAGGTATAACTCAATGTGAGGTGAGTGTTGAGAGAAAATGCACCTCGAAAATGGTAGATTTCAATGGTGCTTAGTGTTAAAATGGTAGATTTCAATGGTGCTTAGTGTTAAAGTAATCTTAATGATCCGTGTGATCATGCGTTTTGAtatttgaataaaaattttaagttagatttatcatTATATTAGATATGTATATGTAAGTATAtaagtttgcaggatacacatatgacttagttTGATAGCTTCagatctggtgaaggatggagcatccgagggatcatggacaaggcaacaaggacaagagccgagggaaaCGTGCTTCGAGGTATACGCGAAAGATGACATTGAGACAAGCCGTGGGCTTGAATGTATCTAagagacgagagccaaagaaagaaggcttgaaggcaagagccGAGGGAAACGACTTctaggcatacacgaaggatgaaaTTAGGACGagtcgcgggcttggatgcatccaagggacgagagccaaagaaagtaagTTTGAAGGTAAGAAGTCAAAGCTGCGAAGAAGAATCAAGTAAGTCGTGAGGGTCCGATTGCTGTGAGACATGTACTCGAGATaggaaatcctaggtttagggttgtaccagtcaactggtactaaAATCAGTCGACTTGGGGTGAGCACAGAGCGCTTCTGTGctcgaaatggctgggatcagtcggcTGGTAGAGAGCCCTTGAGAGAGCCGTTGAGctggcaccagttgactggtgcaaaGACCAGTTGATTAGTGCAAAGACCAATTGACTGGTGCaaagatcagtcgactgataacggTAAAATAGCAGGGATGTTTTCTTCCAAGctttataagaaggagcttgggatggccgaccaaggagacaaaattagacttggttaaaccctaattagtagtgaccaaggtgacaaaattagacggttaaaccctaattagtagtcacaagagttctcaagtgcttgtgtaatccaagaggtcttggtgagttttgtggtgaggtttctccacccacaaggagcgacttgagatagtcgGAGTTTGCTGGGGGCTAATCCatcgaaggatcgggatcgtccacctcaaggacaaccatggaataggagccctaatctccgaaccacgttatatTGAcgcgtgcattggtttgcttgtcctttttctttgtctttaactttcgtattcatattagtatttgtatttctacttgcgcaaactaacgaatacgtaggaagagATCAATTGGGGTCAatgtctattcaacccccttctagccaatCGCAAGatctccaacaattggtatcagagcaaggacgctctccttcggactaaccgccgaggaagcaagGATGACTAGCTtaattgaacctccaaagtttgaaggcggaggattatgggacatcacctattggatgatgaagatggagatcttcttcgacatggattgggacaccatgatggtggtcaaggtTCTGTTCGAAGTCTCgaaagataagaaagggaagaagcgcCGACCACGATATTGgatggaggagcaaaccacacgattgaaggtaaattcaaaggtaatatctattttaattgatattttacctaatgatatgatgagtcgtgtaggtgaatacgagaatgctcacgatttgtggagcaaaataaagaaggttcaatggaaagaacctatgcctacacaagaagaagaagagcccaagaagaaaggtttaatagctcaagaagaggaggtggagcaaccggaaattgagtcatgctcaatttccgaggaggagaaggaggatgaggaagcatcatcaacatcttcaagggttgaagaaaaatccaagacggatgaagaagaggtcttggaggtcaacctagtgagcaccccCGCCGAATCAAAGTCAAAGGATCACATTGTGtgtttcgggtgcaatgagaatgaacactacaagagtaggtgtctattgggtaagaaagaggtaactcctaaactcaattcaattcatttagaatctaatttgagttgtaggaaagaactccaaaggaggagaatgtgcattagatgcttcacgtgtggggagaaggggcaCTGctacaccaaatgccccaagaagagggaaatcaagaagcttgcacatttaaagaaatggtagaagaagaagagctcaaatcaagggagaGCTTCAatggtaagggaggtataccctaatatGAAGTGTAATTCAAGTTTAAATTCTTATACTCTCATACTTGCTAGGAATAATtgtcattatttacccatgcaaaattttagttttagatatcatgatagaaatagggtaaatgtagatcataaccctagaagAATCAttcatgataaatttagaaatgatagacctaagaAGAACTTAGGCAAAAATCTCAAGAAGGGGGAGCCACATGCCTAGAAAATGGGTAGGTCTacgaatgtccaaggtggacatattgattctagggttaggaaccttgaaaggaaaaatcaaactttgaagacaaagcttgatcaattggagaaaaccctagcaagattcaatgttggatctagagggttaagtatggtgttgggtatccaaagacccaacaatgatagatcggatttaggataccgatctaatgtctccaaggctaagggaaagtcttatgctagggttacatatgactatagcaaggagaagtcaataaatgacaagggaaagtcatttaaaggtaaggagaatttaaccaaggacaaggtgtccaaggttaagaagattaggtttgtaggccaaatgtcaccggaggtgcaccgatgtgaccTAGCAATTgttgatgagtcacctagggaggtgactaaggttaagagttcTAGGGAGAACTCAAAGAGCCAATCtgggacccatggcaaatggatctcaggtgggtactacttggaaGTCTAAAAGAGCCATAGAATGTGCCAAAGGGTtttggagacggatttgagtctcaaacttaGTGAATtgacacacatggtttgtgtttcatgcaaggaaatatgacattggggttatATTACATGAAAATTGGTTTTTGATGTAttgatgtcatataaaccaatgctagggacgCATTGTTGGTTGGTATGGgcaaaatacatcaaaaggaagctaaaactaggactttaggtcaaagttcaattgaaccatttagctagttttggattttgtgtcaatcttgggattggtgatagatacattttgtaatgtattttttccaagtagacattagtaaaacagacctctccacagaatttgaaaatttttggaggtctgtgaaatttttGGTGTATTTTGAAGTTGGTCAGAAAATGTTGATTTTTACAGAAAATGGGTACCAGTtaactggtgcagataccagtcaactggtaacagtatttttcgaCCAcaaaatgttggtgcgggaagcatccgacgatcgaacatgtgttttgattatgtcaaagggtccaaagttaagttgttttgttatctaataagtttgaatgagattgcaggaaagttctaagtgtacttaggcaaaagttctagctgcggttaggcaggtggaaaaccttagggggtagtaaccctaggtcctagggggtaaccttacaagagcttcgggcaaaatcctatggtgtggtaaccctaggttgaaatcctggtgtcgcgaaccgggtggaagactgaacgggtcgtggagcgaacgtccagcatgaagatcaaaagcttcggacgctgagcaaaagctcAGTTGGTTTGGAGGAttaactgacaacaggtaaactctcctaagtggagtaggtgagggtgcgttccccggtgagggaacagtaggcgtcggttcgacctaaggtttccggatggaaatccaaagtcagaaccggacaatccgGTGTCTGTCAAATTCTTGTAttaatcatgttttatttgtgctaactctattttacatgatatgttttgtattttgttCTAACGTATCTTGCAAGAAATGAAAAAGTACTAAAAgcccggatgaacagtgtccgaggcgccctccatggagcttggaggcgcctcggatgcctTGGCCGAAGCAGCGCAGGAAGCAGGCCGAGGGCGCCCTCCCTGGAGCTTGAGGGCGCTCTGGACGTtggatggaaggcgccctccatggactTGGAGACACCCTCGGGCGGATAAGTTGCAAGCAAAGAGGAGCTTATCCACGCTGCGGATCTGgcgaggttggaggcaccctccatgttGTTGAGGGCGCCCCAACAGGCTATATA is drawn from Zingiber officinale cultivar Zhangliang chromosome 1B, Zo_v1.1, whole genome shotgun sequence and contains these coding sequences:
- the LOC121985363 gene encoding 60S ribosomal protein L8-like yields the protein MGRVIRAQRKGAGSVFKSHTHHRKGPARFRSLDYGERNGYLKGVVTEIIHDPGRGAPLARVTFRHPFRFKLQKELFIASEGMYTGQFVYCGRKANLMVGNVLPLRSIPEGAVVCNVEHHVGDRGVLARASGDYAIVISHNPDNGTSRIKLPSGAKKIVPSNCRAMIGQVAGGGRTEKPLLKAGNAYHKFRVKRNCWPKVRGVAMNPVEHPHGGGNHQHIGHASTVRRDAPPGQKVGLIAARRTGRLRGQAAATASKADKV